CTTCGCAAAGAGAACACAAGAAAACATCATGGAACAAAGCGATTTTGGATAAAATACGATCTCTAGCAAGAAGTCAAGTAAAGACTTTATTCGAGGAGGTACAGTCGTTGTCCAGATCTTTGGACAAAAAGAAGCAGCTAGCAGCCTTGAAGCATCACTACCAGCAAGAAGAAGTTTCGTCATGGAATTGGAAGAGAAGTAATGACGCTACAACTAGCATAAATTGTCCGGAATTGCCAAGTTCAAACTGATTGAGGACAACAAATTCTGCAAGGAAGAAGCAGCAGCTTGTTCACCTATTTTGGGACGCCGATTCTAGTTAAAATTGCTGAAAGTCTGCAATTATGATATCTCGTGTGTTTTTGGCGTGTATCGTCGAGGTTTCGAATGGTTTTCGATGTGTTTTGATTGCTTATGTGTTTGTTTATGATTGGTGTGATGTTTGGATTGATGTCTGGTTTGAGTATTTGAGTGATTTATGCATGGTTTCATATTGGTTTATCATTGGGTTTCGATTGGTGgcatttttgtaaatttgttcAAAATTTTAAGCGAGAGACGATCGTCTAAAATGTTTGGACGATCAtctgttttaaattaattggaTATGATCGTCTAAATTCTTTTGTCTATAAACCTAAAATTCGTTTTAGATTTCATTTTTCTTGAATTTTCAGAATTCAAACACTCTCATACTTCTCTCAACCCATTTTCCTTTGATCCTACCTCAATCCTTGATGGTTTTGAGTAATCCTTTGATAATTGAGTTCCTTTCATCAAATTATTAAAGATTTTGAGCTTGCATGTGGGTTTGCGTCACGATCCAAAACCAGGTCATGACCAGCGCATAAATTAAGGTTGTCTCAACTTATGCAAGCCTAATAATAAGAAACTACTGCAAAATAAACCTTGTAATAGTTCAAACAAAAGAAATATAAGTCTAACAGAAATAGCAAAACTGTAACCCCAAAGTAAATTACGGAGTTCTACGGATTACATTTTATTCAAAGATAGTCTGACATATATAAATTGGCTCAAGAAATAACATGAATTGAGCCAAAGAAGAAATCTGAAATAAACTCTTCCAACTTGCCCGATAGCTATAGACCAATTATTCTAATctgaaacaaacaaaaacagaaGAGAAAACGTGGGTTGAGCTAAAGCCCAGTGAATGATAATCATAGTACACAACTGAAGGGAAAGAGGCATACACATGAACATTTTATAAACCTTTTTTTATAAGTAAAACGAATTAGAATAAAGAAATCCAATAATTCAAATTATAGAACATAATAATAAAGGAATAAATAAGAatagtcaaataaataaattaagttcaACACACCCGGTACAGTATCACAGAGTGATGATCCTCCACATCACCAAAGGCCAAATAAATGGAAAACGCGCTACCAAACATATATGTTGATCTACTACTACTACAACTCAGATCAATGCAAATATCTAATGCAGTTATGAGAATGATACATGGTATGACTAATAATCCTATATCGTGATGCTCCTCACGACGTGGCCAGAAACAGAATAAATACTGAGCACACGTACCGGTTTAAAATCATAggtataatatttaatcaaatcacaGAAAAATATTCTGAGTTCAAATAACAAAATTCAGAGACCAAGTCATATAAAGAATAATAATCCAGATATACAAAGAAAATAAGCAACAATAGATTCTAATCATATATACGtattgaaaacaaaaatttagcAAAAACCATAATCAGAATATTGACAAAAACAATAAGGGACTGCTCCCTGACACTTTAAAAGAAACACGAATACGATGAAGAATTCAAATagagttttactaaaataatataCTCTAGATAAAAATAATGACattgaaaattgatttaaaaagaaatatgaaCTCGTTGAGCACTACAATTACCACTCACTTGATAAGCAGAGTAGATCCAATTTCAGACTAGTCACAGACCAACAACCGAAACAATTAATCACGCAAGAGGATTTCCTACAAAATAtatatcaactaaattaaaaaagaatttataataGAATAAGGAATGCGAATTTGAACGAAGAATGATGAATAAATTTAGGTACCtaaattattgaaattatagttaaaaataatatgaaatacatataaacatatgtACTGTCAacactttaataattaaattgaaatttgtcATCCAACTTCATatacatttataaaattataatacgaattaataattataattttgaaaagaaaacacTGTGATGTATGGATTGAGTTTTAAAATAGAGGAAATTAGACGGTACACTACAAAACAGCAAAATATTCTCACTTATACTGTTTGTTTCGTCCGTGTTGacaaatactttttaaatttgcAGACATACTTTATTGATTGCAAAAGTATACTTTTACTCTTCTATTTCCCTTTTCATCATCTTGGCTATTTCCTCTCTGCTACAAACCTAGtcctttctttttcttcccAATTTCATAGTAAATCACACAAATGTTGtgtttaagttttttaattCGATTTTGCTGTTGTCGCTGCTAGTGCATCTTCCGCCGCCGCCGCTGCAATCTCCTCTGCCGAGCTGGTTGAATTGATCGTCGATGATGAAAAGGATGGATCTCTagcttaaatttttgttatttgacAAATTCCTTATTTGTATTGTCGATTAAGGAGTTATTGATTGATGAGTTTGTGGACGTGCGGATTATGCTCGTAAGGTGTTTGATATGTGTTGTAGTGATCGTGATGTGATTATTTGGACTGCTTTGATTAATGGGTATGTGAAATCTGGTCAATTTTTGATTGCACGGTGATTGTTCGATAAAATGCCTGAGAGAAACTCTATTTCTTGGAGTGCCATGATTTTTGGAATTTCTGGGTATGTTCAAGTTGGCTTGATTTCTGGAATTTCTGCGTATGCCAAGTTTGTTGGATTGTACTGTAAATTGAAGAGAAGAAgcagtaaatttataaaacttttagtGAACTACTACTAttaaactgttagtgaactgatagtaaatttttcttcttattttttgtttatgaatttCAGGAGTCTGGTTTATTACTGTTCGTAAAactagtaaactgttagtaaacggatggtaaattaacttattttttattaaattgatagtaaacgattaatgaattaactatacggttaaaaataaattaatagtaaatttgattttttaagtaaactgctagtaaacagttagtaaacagttagtaatttgatagtaaactttttgttagtaaaccgataggagatttaccgtatttttataaataaaaaccgttagtaaactgttagtaaaccgttagtaaatttttttatttgtaaaccgttggtaaactgttagtaacccGATAGTAAACTTACtggttatttaaaataaaaaaccgtatttttcaactcaaaaagtgtaatttcgcaacttttaaaagtcaaaccgtaaaaatcaacccaaactggtcaaaccgtatttttgagaatatttatacacagtatgggtatttttgaaaaactctctttaaaataaaaggcCTTTTATATGAAATACCGGAAATGGGccactctttatttttatactgTCCAATCcaattttttacttttcacaccaGCTAACCTAAGGAAACTAACtttctattttgaattttttttcttttaccatTTTCTGATTTCCCTTTTGATCTGGTGGTTATTttcctccgccatttctgcaGCTGTTCTCCACGATTCTCCATTACTGCATGACTGCACTTGCTTCTCTCCTTTTCATCTATATTTCTCCATTTTCTCATCTGTTCGTCATTATATAACAGTAAGtgctttgttttttttaattttcttattctCAGTGGTTATTGGTACATGCATTTGTTATTTAACATTGTAAATTTGATTTATCTTAtgattttgtgttaattttagttgtttttaactttatttatgTTTGTCTGTAAGTGTTATgtgtgttttttaattttttatgttctcAGTTCTTGTTGTTACAtgcatttgatatttaaaatttgaaatatatgttaacgtatttgtttttaattcaatttaggttttttacacattttaggttttcaatttaattttgaattcaGTAGCTAAACTGACGATTTTGCTTTATGATTTTGTGTTaatgtatttgtttttaattcaatttaggTTTTGTACATGTTTTaggttttcaatttaattttgatttcagtATTTAAACTGATTTTCATATATGGCaggtttataattttacaatgattttgtttgtaaattgatttagttttttttaatatgttattgtttatgttattgttgcttttattgaaatatttatgttttgttttgtaatgattcATTATGTTGGATTTGTAAATTCAGGAtgttgttgatattttgttCATATAGGGCGTAAGTCTGTTGGCCATAGAGCGGAAAAAAGCCATTTGTCGGCTGATACTGATTCTGAAACTTCGAACATGACAATGTCGGCAAAGTAGCCAAATCTCGGCATACCAATGATGTTGATGCTGTTGAAACGACTCAATCAGTGGAGTCATCGAAAGGAACAGAATCCGCTAAAATTAGGATAGAGGATGCTTCGATTCAAATTCCCATTGTTGAAGAAGAGGATACTGATGTGCAGCCTAACGTATTGGAAATCGCCAAAGAAGCTGTGAGCATGCTCCCAAGATTGTTGAAACCTACGTTGACAGAGCCAATGATTATTCAAAGTAGGCTTAAACTGGCTGCTTCTCCTGTTGTTAAAAATACTGAAGAACCAGAAGTTGCTGCAACTGATTTACAAGAAAAAGCTGAAAATGTAGTGAAGCCGACTGTTTGATTTTCGAAGCGTATAAACACGTCTGAAGCTTCTTCTATTGCTGCTGAATTGGCAAAATTGAAGGCATCGTACACTGCCAAAAAAACCAGCCAAGCATGTTTTGTTTGAAACAAGTAAGGAACATAGCTGTGCCGAAGAAGCTGTTGTTGCGGAAAAAAAGGTAACAAAGAAGTCTATCGGTGGTACAAAAAGGAAAGTATCATTTGAGTCGATTAATGACGACAGCGGGGCTGATAAAACTGTCGAGGTATTAACCTatgtttatttcttattttatcgttttttttgttattgttattgtttctttttggttgaatataattttaccttattttgttTATGTAATTGtatatgaattttctttttcagaAATCACTGATAAAAAAGAAAACTATTAAGAGTGCCGCTGGTACGAAAAGAAAAGTTTCTGTTGAAATTTCCGAACATGAAGAAGTTTTGGAGAAGAAATCGATGAAGGTAttgttcatttaattttattttgtataatgtttttgTTAACTTGTAGCGATGATTTTCTGTTTTGTTATTGTatgttctttttaatattttctgttatgattttcaaatgatttattaatattttccttTTACTTATTGACAAGTTGATGATATGATGTTGTCATATTGTTGATTGGAACATGCACCTAAGACTATGGCAACTTCTggttctgaaaaaaaaaaaaatctttcactgaaacctttgaatttgaaAAGGTGTTGGATGATGGTTTTGAAATGTTATTTcatcttcatttttttaacttataattttaaattttatttttaatatatgtgttGACATGTTGTTTATAGTCTATTGACTTGTGTTTATTTGGTTAGAAACTAAACTTATTAACTTTATGCCATTGCTGTTTTTATGATGACTCTATGTTGATATgttgttaattttatgttgatatgcTGCTGACAGTCATGTTAATCTaatatattcttaaaattttaagctGTTACTATTTTGTTTATTGATTGAATTTCTTTTTGAACAAATTTTGGCTTATTTCCTTGCTATTTTTTTCCAATAGATGTGGTCTCCTCGTTGGAAACTTGGAGACATTCCTACCACAAGGGTCGACAATTGTTTGAAGCACAATGTTGTTGATCAGTTGAAGAGCCATTTGTCGGAAGCACAGCTGGAATTGTTCAAGGAAACATGTTTTGAATTTGTTCTGGATATTACCCCATGTTTGTTTCAAGGGCAGGTTATACATTCTCTGTTAGCAAGGCAGCTTAATCATCTAGAACAAAATGAGATGTGGTTTGGTGTTGGTGAGTTAAAAGTCAGATTCAGCATTGAAGAGTTTGCAGTTTTAACCAGACTGAATTGTATCAGTGAAATTTAGAAGGTCGATTTTGAAGATTCAGGCAATGCTTTTGTTGATAAGTACTTCTTTGATTTGTCGAAGGTTAATAGGCAGTCTGTGATAGTGTTTATTGTCGAAATGATGGCAGTCTGATGAATATGCTGTCAAAATAGTTTTTCCATATGTATTGGAGATCTATTTTTTGTCTGCCCTTAATGCTAATCTTATTGAGAGTCATCATTTGGTTCATAGAAAATACAATAAGCATTGGTTCATAGAAAATACTTCACTTTGAATCTTGGTCTATATCCTTATTACATACAAAGACttttttattacatataaaaataatgtgaaatcacttaaataaaaaaaccaacATAACAACTCGAACACAATGTTCTTATTTTCACATCTTAAATTCATTCCACAATTGACTTAATCGTAGTAATTTAAAGGTGGTGGAGGTATTTAGTAGTGTGGAGGAGGAGGAGAGTAAGTTGGGGGTGGTGGAGATTGATAATAATAAGGAGGAGGAGGTGATGGTGATGGTGGAGGTGGAGAATTATAGTAGTAAGAGGGAGGGGGAGATTTTATTGGAGGAGGTGGCGATGAGTAGTAGTACGGAGGAGGTGGAGATTTCTTTGGAGGAGGCGGCGATGAGTAGTAGTACGGAGGAGGTGGAGATTTCTTTGGAGGAGGCGGCGATGAGTAGTAGTACGGAGGAGGTGGAGATTTCTTTGGAGGAGGCGGCGATGAGTAGTAGTACGGTGGAGGTGGAGACTTCTTTGGAGGAGGCGGCGATGAGTAGTAGTACGGTGGAGGTGGAGACTTCTTTGGAGGAGGCGGCGATGAGTAGTAGTACGGTGGAGGTGGAGACTTCTTTGGAGGAGGCGGCGATGAGTAGTAGTACGGTGGAGGTGGAGACTTCTTTGGAGGCGGCGGCGATGAGTAGTAGTACGGTGGAGGTGGGGACTTCTTTGGAGGCGGCGGCGATGAGTAGTAGTACGGTGGAGGTGGGGACTTCTTTGGAGGCGGCGGCGATGAGTAGTAGTACGGTGGAGGTGGAGACTTCTCTGGAGGCGGCGGCGATGAGTAGTAGTACGGTGGAGGTGGAGATTTCTTTGGAGGAGGCGGCGATGAGTAGTAGTACGGTGGCGGTGGATACTTCTTTGGAGGCGGCGGCGATGAGTAGTAATACGGTGGAGGTGGAGACTTCTTTGGAGGAGGCGGCGATGAGTAGTAATACGGTGGAGGTGGAGACTTCTTTGGAGGAGGCGGTGACTTGTAATAGTATGGTTTTGGTGGGGGTGgagatttatatttatacaccGGAGGTTTTACGTATTTAGGTGGAGGCGGTGACTTGTAGTAGTATGGTTTTGGTGGGGGTGgagatttatatttatacaccGGAGGTTTTACGTATTTTGGTGGAGGAGGCGACTTATAATAGTATGGCGGATGTTTCACATATTTCGGTGGAGGAGGCGACTTATAATAGTATGGCGGATGTTTCACATATTTCGGTGGAGGCGGTGATTTGTAGTAGTATGGTGGATGTTTCACATACTTTGGCGGGGGCGGCGATTTATAGTAATACGGTGGGTGTTTCACATGCATTGGTGGCGGCGGAGAGCTTTTATGGTATGGAGAAGGTTTGTAGTGTTTAGGATGGTAGGGAGGGGGAGGAGAAGCATGATCGTAAGGCTTATAATCAGCCACCACACTAGTGGCTACAAGGCAGAAAACTATAGCAAAAAGCATTGCATATAAATGTCCCGGTTGGCCCCGGGTTCCCATGCTTAGATTAGAGAAGAATTGATATGTGTTGTGAATAATGAATGAGAATACAAGTTCTTTATATAGTGATCTGTTTAATCACCGGTGACATACAcatatttgtttaattatgaTCACAGCCTGGCtcaattacataagcatatTTGTTTCTCTATTTTCAACTTGTTATACTTTGTGGAATCCCACTATGCATCttattaatttgaatatatgCTATGAAAATGTCAAgccttttattcttttatataattCGGTATTAATGTAATAATAATACTTTAATGTTAGAGGAAATAGCCAATTATAGGGTTGATCATATTGTAATTGTATAGAAAATGTATTATCTGGACTAGGGCTGAGCAAGAACCGAAccagaccgaaaaaccgaaccgaaccgaaccgaactttgttgtttggttcggtttttcggtgaaaacggtttggttcggttcctactttaggtaaagttcggagttcggtgttcggttcggtttgggtgttttgaaaaccgaaaaaccgaaaaaaccgaatgaaccgaagtttaatataaaatatataacttttttaaaaataatatacatatatacttatatttatatgttttttgtatttatatctttattattgttgatatatgaattaataattgttatttaaacatatatgaaagtatattagactctaattatttaatatttgaataaattttaataaaaaaattaaaaaaataattaaattcggttttaaccgaaccgaaccgaaccgaaatatttcggtttaattcggttcggtttttttactttcaaactaaaagttcggttcggttcggtttgggaaatttccaaaccgaaaaccgaaaaaaccaaaaattttcccaccgaaccgaccgatgctcacccctaatctGGACCGAGTTCTTTAGACTCGATTCACAAGAATTTTGCTATTTCTGTTCATAAAGATAGATAAAGTTTATTttgcaaatgaattcaaaaataatagttaaattaattattttatattagttttccactatattaatctattttagATATTGTCAACATCATTATAGTATTAGCATCTAAAAAAACATCATTATAGTATTTTTGAACAATTACTTATTGAAactaaaaaacatttttaaaagctaaatttattattaactcTTTATTGTATAAAGTAAATATTAatgatgattaaaaaaatataataaaaattattataattaaggaaggataaaattgacttttttattttaattaattagtgtagATAGCGGTCTATATATTGGGCGctcaaaataaaaagtttatcaTAAATTCCATTACCAAtcgttttaattaattttattaaagttgcaat
This region of Mercurialis annua linkage group LG1-X, ddMerAnnu1.2, whole genome shotgun sequence genomic DNA includes:
- the LOC126664689 gene encoding extensin-2-like, which produces MGTRGQPGHLYAMLFAIVFCLVATSVVADYKPYDHASPPPPYHPKHYKPSPYHKSSPPPPMHVKHPPYYYKSPPPPKYVKHPPYYYKSPPPPKYVKHPPYYYKSPPPPKYVKHPPYYYKSPPPPKYVKPPVYKYKSPPPPKPYYYKSPPPPKYVKPPVYKYKSPPPPKPYYYKSPPPPKKSPPPPYYYSSPPPPKKSPPPPYYYSSPPPPKKYPPPPYYYSSPPPPKKSPPPPYYYSSPPPPEKSPPPPYYYSSPPPPKKSPPPPYYYSSPPPPKKSPPPPYYYSSPPPPKKSPPPPYYYSSPPPPKKSPPPPYYYSSPPPPKKSPPPPYYYSSPPPPKKSPPPPYYYSSPPPPKKSPPPPYYYSSPPPPKKSPPPPYYYSSPPPPKKSPPPPYYYSSPPPPIKSPPPSYYYNSPPPPSPSPPPPYYYQSPPPPTYSPPPPHY